One window from the genome of Echinicola vietnamensis DSM 17526 encodes:
- a CDS encoding SusC/RagA family TonB-linked outer membrane protein, giving the protein MERRITIFFISCLLLLPMLSYAQNNEITGNVTLKSNGEPLPGVAVMIEGSGTGTITDVDGKYSIQAPSGSTLVFSLLGMKPQKVTISNQTNLNVQLEENLSALEEVVVVGYGVQKKSVVTGAISSVKASDLESMPINRVEQALQGRTSGLTIASSSGQPGSGATVRVRGLTTFGNNDPLWVVDGVVVDNGGIGYLNQSDIESIEVLKDAASQAIYGARAAAGVILVTTKKGEAGKIRVNYNGYYGTSAPAKKLDLLDASQYAMIRNEAATNAGNTAPFSNPASYGAGTDWQDLIFNNSAQRQNHELSISGGNEKSTFYTSFGYLDQEGIVASEISKYKRINFRLNSEHQLASWLKVGQNLGYAHDKSIGLGNTNSEFGGPLSSAINLDPMTPAIISDPNIAGQPPYSTNPVIRDAMGRPYGISTIVAQEMTNPLAYTQTRLGNYSWSDNFVGNVYAEAEPIKGLKLRSTLGAKLSYWGSESFTPIFYLNATTVSNQTNFTRNQNRRFDWNLENTISYSKAIDQHNFTVLLGQGAYLDNRGRSATVTFFNVPANNFEDASLNFKVPNDQRNADGSEGAGHTVSSLFARANYNYTEKYLLEALVRRDGSSRFGPNNRYGIFPSFSAGWVITQEAFWPTNPVVDFLKVRGGYGIVGNDNIGDFAFLSTIGSGRNYTIGNTGSYVIGYSPNAPSNPDLKWEETSQANIGFEATLFGDFNITFDWYKKVTKGILQNPRIPGYVGAISNPAANVADMENRGVELELGYRKMLGELELSLNGNISYLENEVTNLGTDISYLSGGQSFQASSYPITRTAVGQSMNSFYGFQTQGIFQTIEDVENYTNTDGEMIQPNAQPGDFIWADLNKDGQITEADRTFIGNPTPTWSYGFTANFQWNNFDLVFFGQGVAGNKIFQGLRRLDISNANWQTEVLNRWTGPGTSNDYPRIVEGDPNKNFNNPSDFYLEDGDYFRIKTLQLGYTLPKNLISKVAMNRARVYVMSENLATFTKYSGYDPEIGGGVMSIDRGIYPQARSYMLGVQIGF; this is encoded by the coding sequence ATGGAAAGAAGAATTACCATTTTCTTCATTTCCTGTCTTCTCCTCCTGCCCATGCTAAGCTATGCGCAGAACAATGAGATAACAGGTAACGTAACCCTTAAAAGTAACGGGGAGCCCCTCCCCGGTGTAGCAGTAATGATCGAAGGTTCCGGCACAGGGACCATTACAGATGTAGACGGAAAATACTCCATCCAAGCCCCCTCAGGAAGTACACTCGTTTTTAGTCTTTTGGGCATGAAGCCACAAAAAGTCACGATCAGTAACCAAACCAACCTCAACGTCCAACTGGAAGAAAACCTCAGTGCGCTGGAAGAAGTCGTCGTGGTTGGGTATGGTGTACAGAAAAAAAGCGTCGTCACCGGAGCCATTTCCAGTGTAAAAGCCAGTGATTTAGAAAGTATGCCCATCAACCGGGTAGAACAGGCCCTCCAAGGACGTACCTCAGGACTTACCATTGCCTCCAGCTCTGGCCAACCCGGTTCGGGGGCCACGGTACGGGTTCGTGGCTTGACCACCTTTGGCAATAACGACCCGCTATGGGTAGTCGACGGAGTAGTGGTGGACAACGGCGGAATTGGCTACCTGAACCAATCCGACATCGAATCCATCGAAGTACTCAAAGACGCCGCTTCCCAAGCCATTTATGGTGCCAGGGCTGCAGCCGGAGTGATCCTTGTCACGACCAAAAAAGGTGAAGCTGGCAAAATTCGAGTCAACTACAACGGCTATTACGGCACCTCTGCCCCAGCGAAGAAGCTGGACCTCCTGGATGCCAGCCAATATGCCATGATCCGAAATGAAGCGGCCACTAACGCGGGCAACACCGCTCCATTCTCAAATCCGGCAAGTTATGGCGCTGGCACAGATTGGCAGGACTTGATCTTTAACAACAGTGCCCAAAGACAAAACCATGAATTGAGTATCAGTGGTGGTAACGAAAAATCCACTTTTTATACATCTTTTGGCTATTTGGACCAGGAAGGCATTGTCGCCAGTGAAATTTCAAAGTACAAAAGAATCAACTTCCGCTTAAATTCGGAGCATCAACTTGCCTCATGGCTAAAAGTGGGCCAAAACCTTGGCTATGCCCATGACAAATCCATCGGGCTGGGAAACACCAACAGTGAATTTGGCGGACCGCTCAGTTCTGCCATAAACCTGGATCCGATGACCCCGGCAATTATCTCAGATCCCAACATTGCCGGTCAGCCGCCGTACAGCACCAATCCTGTCATACGCGATGCCATGGGCCGTCCATACGGAATTTCCACCATCGTGGCCCAGGAGATGACCAATCCACTTGCTTACACCCAAACACGCTTGGGCAATTACAGCTGGTCGGATAATTTTGTAGGGAACGTTTATGCGGAAGCCGAGCCCATCAAAGGACTTAAGTTGAGGTCAACATTAGGCGCCAAACTTTCCTATTGGGGAAGCGAATCATTTACGCCCATCTTCTACTTAAACGCCACCACTGTTTCTAACCAAACCAACTTTACCCGCAACCAAAACAGAAGGTTTGACTGGAACCTGGAAAACACCATATCCTACTCCAAGGCAATCGATCAGCACAATTTCACCGTTCTGCTAGGGCAAGGAGCTTATTTGGACAATCGGGGAAGAAGCGCAACAGTAACGTTCTTCAATGTCCCGGCAAACAACTTCGAGGACGCATCCCTAAACTTCAAAGTCCCCAATGACCAGCGAAATGCGGATGGCTCAGAAGGAGCGGGGCATACGGTAAGTTCTCTTTTTGCACGAGCCAATTACAATTATACCGAAAAGTATCTCTTGGAAGCACTGGTGCGAAGAGACGGCTCCTCTCGGTTTGGGCCAAACAACCGCTACGGCATCTTCCCTTCCTTTTCCGCAGGCTGGGTGATCACGCAAGAAGCATTTTGGCCGACCAATCCCGTAGTGGACTTCCTGAAAGTCCGGGGTGGTTATGGGATCGTCGGTAACGACAATATTGGCGATTTCGCCTTTCTTTCCACCATAGGAAGCGGAAGGAATTACACCATCGGAAATACTGGCAGCTATGTCATTGGCTATAGCCCCAATGCCCCTTCCAATCCTGACCTGAAGTGGGAAGAAACCAGCCAAGCAAACATCGGTTTTGAAGCGACGCTTTTCGGCGATTTCAACATCACTTTTGATTGGTACAAAAAAGTCACCAAGGGCATCCTCCAAAACCCTCGAATTCCCGGTTATGTGGGCGCCATCTCCAATCCAGCTGCCAATGTAGCAGACATGGAAAACAGGGGCGTGGAACTCGAACTTGGCTATAGAAAGATGCTTGGAGAGCTAGAATTATCCTTAAACGGGAACATTTCTTACCTGGAAAACGAAGTCACCAATCTGGGCACAGACATTTCATATCTCTCGGGAGGGCAAAGCTTCCAGGCAAGTTCCTACCCCATCACCAGAACGGCGGTCGGACAATCCATGAATTCCTTCTATGGATTCCAAACGCAAGGAATCTTCCAAACCATCGAAGATGTCGAAAACTATACCAATACGGATGGTGAAATGATACAGCCCAATGCCCAACCGGGAGATTTTATTTGGGCGGACCTAAACAAAGATGGTCAAATAACGGAAGCAGACAGGACCTTTATCGGTAACCCTACCCCTACCTGGTCTTACGGTTTTACGGCCAACTTCCAATGGAATAACTTTGACTTGGTATTCTTCGGTCAAGGGGTTGCAGGGAATAAAATTTTCCAAGGACTACGACGTCTCGACATCAGCAACGCCAACTGGCAAACAGAAGTGCTGAACCGATGGACGGGACCGGGCACTTCCAATGACTACCCAAGGATCGTAGAAGGTGACCCCAATAAAAACTTCAACAACCCTTCTGACTTCTACCTTGAGGATGGAGATTATTTCCGGATCAAAACCCTTCAGCTGGGATATACACTTCCGAAAAATCTAATCAGTAAAGTGGCTATGAACCGGGCACGGGTTTATGTCATGAGTGAAAACCTCGCCACATTCACTAAATACTCAGGATACGATCCTGAGATTGGTGGTGGCGTGATGAGCATTGACCGCGGCATCTATCCGCAGGCCAGATCTTATATGTTAGGTGTTCAAATCGGCTTTTAA
- a CDS encoding IS982 family transposase, which yields MTLTDSKITEIFYLIDEFCIQFEKSTEKHILGNRPKRRPRMSLSEVITIMVMFHTGGFRNMKHFYLYFIKVHKKHLFPQTVSYNRFVELMQSATLPMTIFLKTCCLGEGTGIAFIDSTPIRVCKNKRIKRNKVFKDIAQVGKSTMGYFFGFKLHLVINDKGELLNFVVTQANVDDREPLRNKSFVNNLKGKLYADKGYVSKDLTELLFSDGLHLIANIRNNMKNVLMEMKDKIMLRKRSVIETVNDELKNMCQIEHSRHRSFGNFITNMISGLIAYSFFPKKPAIKYQTVQTNQIALF from the coding sequence ATGACCTTAACTGACTCCAAAATTACCGAAATTTTCTATCTTATCGATGAATTCTGCATCCAATTTGAAAAATCCACTGAAAAACATATTCTTGGAAACAGGCCCAAGAGAAGGCCCAGAATGAGCCTGAGCGAAGTCATTACCATTATGGTGATGTTCCATACCGGGGGATTCCGAAACATGAAACACTTTTATCTCTATTTTATCAAAGTCCATAAAAAACACCTTTTCCCCCAGACCGTTTCCTACAACAGGTTTGTTGAACTGATGCAATCCGCCACCCTTCCGATGACTATATTCCTGAAAACCTGTTGTTTAGGAGAGGGGACAGGTATTGCGTTTATCGACTCAACTCCGATCAGGGTATGCAAAAACAAAAGGATAAAAAGGAACAAGGTTTTCAAAGATATTGCCCAGGTGGGCAAATCCACCATGGGATATTTCTTCGGCTTCAAGCTCCACCTGGTCATCAATGACAAAGGGGAGCTGTTAAACTTTGTGGTCACCCAGGCCAATGTTGATGACAGGGAGCCGCTTAGGAACAAAAGTTTCGTAAATAACCTAAAGGGGAAATTATATGCGGACAAAGGCTATGTTTCAAAGGATTTGACCGAATTGTTGTTTTCAGACGGGCTTCACCTAATTGCCAATATTAGGAATAATATGAAGAATGTCCTTATGGAAATGAAGGACAAAATCATGCTCAGAAAACGATCTGTTATTGAAACGGTAAATGATGAATTGAAAAACATGTGTCAGATCGAACATTCCAGGCACCGCTCTTTTGGAAATTTCATCACCAACATGATTTCAGGACTCATTGCCTACTCATTTTTCCCTAAAAAGCCCGCAATCAAATACCAAACAGTCCAAACTAACCAAATAGCCCTGTTTTAA
- a CDS encoding ligand-binding sensor domain-containing protein, whose amino-acid sequence MRQALLTIFILMALSKLSIGQRQLASPTIINYNNLEYKAGLQNWSTVQDDNGILYFGNNEGLLTFNGQYWSLHQLPNQTIIRSVKLDKTGRIFVGGQDEIGYFSPRKNGTLQFTSLKDLIPENDRNFADIWNIAVHNDEVFFLENTKLFHYKGNSIRVYKTDTEWNYLEVVDGQVYAQAAAHGLLSFNGEVWQPVLPHSGNDFPDINGIIKSGKDSLLLSTPDQGLFLIHHKTLSHVTTSFDSLLTHHRLNCITRINEKWITMGTKSSGLLIMDQRGKLVQHYAYREGMQTNNVRSIFVDKNKGLWLGLDDGIDYIAINGAIKQIHPDKDKRVTGYAAAYHHDHLYVGTADGLYQFDFSEQTEDLSYSKGRFSPVKYSTGQVWNLQTINDQLLMAHEDGAFFIENNTAFQIYPAPGTWLFQPASPILPSHDVFIGTYTGLYQIAYQSGAFGHHRALEGFSESLRFMVMDYQNNRIWGSHPYRGIFRLDLSSDHSKITATKVYTAKEGLPSDLYNYIYRIKNKIVVATEDGIYEYDGQEDRFIPSQIVNRTLKGTSLQYLKEDGEGNIWYVSNKNVSVIDFTQSTAEQPFTITHLPELSGKVVGGHESIYPIDQQNILIGANKGFFHINFEKYRKNITPPDVLIGEVSLFGKKDSVLFGGHKPLAAAQTDDAPSVPSSWNSFHFEFSSTLFGQFSTIEYSYMLEGFDRSWSHWSGKSEKDYTNLPAGQYSFKVKSRNNLGNESRVSTYTFTVLPAWYNTLWSYILYLLILSGIIYVVLKWQKKKHLKEQAHLKHFHQLELDKNEKEIVKLKNDKLRADINFKNQELASTTMHLVQRGKVLTKIKEELMVLGKNHKLENESTDFKRLLKLISEVERSDSDWDRFSIHFDHVHSNFLSILKEKFPELTPNELKLCAFLKMNLSSKEIAQLLSISLKAVEVGRYRLRKKLQLSPETNLFDFLVQTTGSSDQTPPPHPQNQ is encoded by the coding sequence ATGCGGCAAGCTTTACTGACGATATTTATATTGATGGCACTGAGTAAACTCAGCATTGGGCAACGCCAATTGGCCTCTCCTACCATTATTAACTACAACAATCTGGAATATAAAGCAGGGCTGCAAAATTGGTCTACGGTCCAAGACGACAATGGCATCCTTTACTTTGGTAACAACGAAGGACTACTCACATTTAACGGTCAATATTGGAGCCTCCACCAACTTCCCAATCAAACCATAATCAGGTCGGTAAAGCTTGACAAAACGGGAAGAATTTTCGTCGGCGGCCAGGATGAAATTGGATATTTTTCCCCTCGGAAAAACGGAACCCTCCAATTCACTTCCCTAAAAGACCTGATTCCAGAAAATGACAGGAATTTTGCGGATATCTGGAACATTGCGGTGCACAATGATGAAGTGTTTTTTTTAGAAAACACCAAGCTATTTCATTACAAAGGAAATAGCATCCGTGTATATAAAACGGACACTGAATGGAATTACCTAGAGGTGGTAGATGGACAGGTATATGCGCAAGCAGCAGCACATGGATTACTAAGCTTTAACGGGGAAGTTTGGCAACCCGTCCTGCCCCACTCCGGTAATGACTTCCCTGACATCAACGGCATCATCAAATCAGGAAAAGACTCTCTCTTGCTCTCCACTCCAGACCAAGGCCTGTTCCTTATCCATCATAAGACACTATCTCATGTCACCACCAGTTTTGATTCTTTGCTCACGCATCACCGACTAAACTGCATCACACGGATAAACGAAAAATGGATCACGATGGGCACCAAGTCCTCCGGCCTCCTCATCATGGACCAGAGAGGAAAGCTCGTACAGCACTATGCCTACAGGGAAGGGATGCAGACCAATAATGTCCGCAGCATTTTTGTGGACAAGAATAAAGGCCTGTGGCTAGGGCTGGATGATGGCATCGACTATATCGCCATTAATGGAGCCATCAAACAAATCCACCCTGACAAAGACAAAAGGGTAACGGGTTACGCTGCCGCTTACCATCACGACCATTTGTACGTCGGAACTGCTGACGGGCTCTATCAATTTGACTTCTCAGAACAAACAGAAGACCTCAGTTATAGTAAAGGCAGGTTTTCCCCAGTCAAATACAGCACAGGCCAGGTATGGAATCTCCAAACCATCAATGACCAGTTGCTTATGGCCCATGAAGATGGTGCTTTCTTTATCGAAAACAACACCGCTTTTCAGATTTATCCTGCGCCAGGGACCTGGCTATTTCAGCCGGCCTCGCCCATCCTTCCTAGCCATGATGTCTTTATAGGCACCTATACGGGGCTTTACCAAATAGCCTATCAGTCCGGAGCTTTCGGGCATCACCGTGCTCTTGAGGGATTTTCAGAATCATTGCGCTTTATGGTGATGGATTACCAAAACAACCGCATTTGGGGCTCTCATCCCTACAGGGGAATCTTTAGGCTAGACCTCTCCTCAGATCATTCCAAAATTACAGCGACGAAGGTCTATACCGCAAAGGAAGGCTTACCCTCAGACTTATATAATTATATCTACAGGATAAAGAATAAAATTGTGGTCGCCACCGAAGATGGTATTTACGAATACGATGGACAGGAAGACCGGTTCATCCCATCCCAAATCGTCAATAGAACCCTAAAAGGCACCAGCTTACAATATCTAAAAGAAGATGGTGAAGGAAACATCTGGTACGTTTCAAATAAAAACGTAAGTGTGATAGATTTCACCCAATCCACTGCGGAACAGCCATTCACCATCACCCACCTACCTGAACTATCCGGAAAAGTAGTCGGTGGACATGAAAGCATTTACCCTATAGACCAACAAAATATTTTAATTGGTGCAAACAAAGGGTTTTTCCACATCAATTTTGAGAAATACCGCAAAAACATCACCCCTCCCGACGTGCTCATCGGTGAAGTGAGCCTGTTTGGCAAAAAGGACAGTGTACTTTTTGGTGGCCACAAACCATTAGCGGCTGCCCAAACCGACGATGCCCCTTCTGTCCCTTCTTCTTGGAATTCCTTCCATTTTGAGTTTTCGAGCACACTTTTTGGCCAATTCAGCACCATAGAGTACTCTTATATGCTAGAAGGCTTTGATCGCTCTTGGTCCCATTGGAGTGGTAAAAGCGAAAAAGACTACACCAATTTACCCGCAGGCCAATATTCCTTCAAGGTAAAATCAAGAAACAACCTGGGAAATGAGTCTCGTGTTAGCACGTACACCTTCACCGTTCTCCCTGCTTGGTATAACACCCTCTGGAGCTATATATTGTATCTGCTGATCTTAAGTGGGATCATTTACGTGGTACTGAAATGGCAAAAGAAAAAACACTTAAAGGAACAGGCTCATCTAAAGCATTTTCACCAGTTGGAATTGGATAAAAATGAAAAGGAAATCGTAAAGCTCAAAAACGATAAGCTTCGAGCAGACATCAACTTCAAAAACCAAGAGCTCGCCTCCACCACCATGCACCTGGTCCAACGGGGAAAGGTGCTTACCAAAATCAAAGAGGAACTCATGGTATTGGGCAAAAACCATAAACTGGAAAACGAGTCCACCGATTTTAAACGTCTCCTTAAGCTCATCAGCGAGGTGGAGCGAAGTGATAGTGACTGGGACCGTTTCTCCATACATTTTGACCATGTCCATTCCAACTTCCTGAGCATTCTAAAAGAAAAGTTTCCTGAGTTGACGCCAAACGAGCTCAAGCTTTGCGCTTTTCTAAAAATGAACCTTTCCTCGAAAGAGATCGCCCAACTACTGAGCATATCCCTCAAAGCCGTAGAGGTGGGCAGGTACCGATTGCGTAAAAAACTCCAACTTTCACCGGAAACGAATCTCTTTGACTTCTTGGTCCAGACCACGGGCTCCTCCGATCAAACACCCCCTCCCCATCCACAAAACCAATAA
- a CDS encoding M28 family metallopeptidase, translating to MKRILINSIVCAILSSCLGCTVAAQVSDTNITEEEIGEHLAFLTSSKTKGRYPGTAGNRRVVKYIRTEFEHYGLKNFHGDYLQQFKAKLRRADEGKSAKEVKTWNVVGYIEGNDNHYKKEYVVIGAHYDHLGHGGPSSKKPESDEIHPGADDNASGVSALLEIAEKLARNRYMLDRSVIFVAFGAEEQGLLGSKYFVENLPVAKERVKLMINMDMIGRLNAEKQIYMGGAGTFPGGVELMTELGIQMGLNPVVHAGEVGGSDHVSFYKEGISAIGLHTGGHPEYHRPEDTMDLINISGEKTIAEYIYKVLLRVVNENYDLTFIPQD from the coding sequence GTGAAAAGAATACTTATTAATAGCATTGTATGTGCGATACTCAGTAGCTGCTTGGGGTGCACCGTGGCAGCCCAAGTAAGTGATACAAATATTACGGAGGAAGAGATAGGGGAGCATTTGGCCTTTTTGACATCATCTAAGACGAAGGGGAGGTATCCGGGAACGGCGGGTAACCGAAGGGTGGTAAAGTATATTCGTACAGAATTTGAGCATTATGGCCTTAAAAACTTCCATGGCGATTACCTTCAGCAGTTCAAAGCCAAATTAAGGAGGGCCGATGAAGGAAAGTCAGCCAAGGAAGTGAAAACATGGAATGTGGTCGGTTATATTGAGGGGAATGACAATCATTATAAAAAGGAGTATGTGGTGATCGGAGCCCATTACGACCATTTGGGGCATGGAGGGCCTTCTTCGAAGAAACCCGAGAGCGATGAGATTCATCCAGGAGCGGATGATAATGCCAGTGGGGTGTCGGCTTTGCTAGAGATTGCCGAAAAGCTGGCGCGGAATAGGTATATGCTGGATCGAAGTGTGATTTTCGTGGCTTTTGGCGCTGAAGAACAAGGGCTTTTAGGTTCCAAGTATTTTGTGGAAAACCTCCCAGTGGCCAAAGAAAGGGTGAAGCTTATGATCAATATGGACATGATCGGAAGGCTAAATGCCGAAAAGCAAATTTATATGGGAGGTGCAGGCACTTTTCCTGGAGGAGTGGAGCTGATGACCGAACTGGGGATACAGATGGGGCTGAATCCAGTCGTGCATGCTGGAGAAGTAGGGGGATCTGATCACGTGTCTTTCTATAAAGAAGGGATTTCGGCCATCGGCCTGCATACGGGTGGTCATCCAGAATACCATCGTCCTGAAGATACCATGGATTTGATCAATATAAGTGGAGAAAAGACCATTGCAGAGTATATTTACAAAGTGCTTTTGCGTGTCGTCAATGAGAATTATGATCTCACTTTTATTCCGCAGGATTAG
- a CDS encoding SDR family NAD(P)-dependent oxidoreductase, whose amino-acid sequence MNKAIALVTGGASGLGLATAKKFCDHDITTIIIGRNESKLAKAQEELGPNCHYYAFDLNDLPNIPDLINTITTEHGKIDILVNNAGINMKKPFIEVTDEEFQQIITTNVFAVFSLSREIAKTMASQKHGAIVNISSMASQYGIPKVIAYTASKSAIEGMTKAMAVELSPLGIRVNCVAPGFIATEMSAKALNGDPERKQKVLSRTPMGALGTPANIADAVYYLASESASYITGTILPVDGGNAIGF is encoded by the coding sequence ATGAACAAAGCTATTGCCCTTGTCACTGGAGGAGCTTCAGGGCTCGGTTTGGCCACTGCCAAAAAATTCTGTGACCACGATATCACAACCATTATTATCGGCCGAAATGAATCTAAATTGGCGAAGGCCCAAGAAGAGCTTGGACCAAACTGTCATTATTACGCATTTGATTTAAATGACCTCCCCAACATTCCGGACCTGATAAATACCATAACCACCGAACATGGGAAAATCGACATATTGGTCAATAATGCCGGCATTAACATGAAAAAACCCTTCATAGAAGTCACTGATGAAGAGTTCCAACAAATCATTACCACGAATGTATTCGCTGTATTTTCCCTGAGCCGGGAGATAGCTAAAACCATGGCCAGCCAAAAACACGGCGCCATTGTCAACATCAGTTCGATGGCTTCACAATACGGCATCCCAAAAGTCATTGCCTATACTGCCTCTAAATCAGCCATCGAAGGCATGACCAAAGCCATGGCGGTGGAGCTCTCCCCTTTGGGCATCCGGGTGAATTGTGTCGCTCCAGGATTTATCGCCACTGAAATGTCCGCTAAAGCCCTGAATGGAGACCCAGAAAGAAAGCAAAAAGTGCTGTCCAGAACCCCCATGGGAGCCTTGGGTACTCCGGCAAACATTGCAGATGCCGTATACTATTTGGCTTCAGAAAGTGCTAGCTACATCACCGGGACCATCCTTCCTGTCGATGGCGGAAACGCGATTGGATTCTAA